One part of the Lathamus discolor isolate bLatDis1 chromosome 23, bLatDis1.hap1, whole genome shotgun sequence genome encodes these proteins:
- the LOC136003697 gene encoding inhibin beta C chain-like produces the protein MATRGAGPWLLLLLLLPAVLCPAAAAEPRCPSCAARAERRLLEEAAKRQLLEKLRLRERPRLVHAVPRAAVTRALRRLQAGSTRRGPDDDDDGEEQGYEIISFAQPETTSPSHLRLQFQFSRTQDQDVHILQAQLWLYLRVPREPVASLTLRIFLAGGEGDLVGGNRTLLSEKHLSARGSGWHAFTLLPALQSFFGGEQRTLRLELESRGDGGDMAIVNGSWSHQPFLVAKAKVREPGHHVAKRSLRCSQNSNLCCRKDYYVDFRDIGWNDWIIKPEGYQINYCVGQCPLHVAGSPGMASSFHTAVFNLVKANNVQASGHSCCVPTRRRPLSVLYFDRNSNIVKTDIPDMIVDACGCS, from the exons ATGGCGACGCGCGGCGCGGGGccgtggctgctgctgctgctgctgctgccggcgGTGCTGTGCCCTGCGGCGGCGGCCGAGCCGCGCTGCCCGTCGTGTGCGGCGAGAGCGGAGCGGCGGCTGCTGGAGGAAGCGGCCAAGCggcagctgctggagaagctgcGGCTCCGGGAGCGGCCGCGGCTCGTTCACGCCGTGCCCCGCGCCGCAGTGACCCGCGCCCTGCGGCGGCTGCAGGCGGGCAGCACCCGCCGGGGCCCCGACGACGACGACGACGGCGAGGAGCAGGGCTACGAGATCATCAGCTTCGCGCAGCCAG AGACCACGTCTCCCTCTCACTTGAGGCTGCAGTTCCAGTTCAGCCGCACACAAGACCAGGACGTTCACATCCTGCAGGCTCAGCTCTGGCTCTACCTCCGAGTGCCACGGGAGCCGGTAGCCAGCCTCACCCTGCGGATCTTCCTGGCTGGTGGGGAAGGGGATTTGGTGGGGGGCAACCGCACGCTGCTGAGTGAGAAGCACCTGAGCGCGCGGGGCAGCGGCTGGCACGCCTTCACCCTCCTGCCTGCGCTGCAGAGCTTCTTTGGGGGAGAGCAGAGGACCCTGCGGCTGGAACTGGAAAGCCGTGGGGATGGGGGTGATATGGCAATAGTCAACGGCAGCTGGTCCCACCAGCCCTTCTTGGTGGCCAAAGCAAAGGTGAGAGAACCGGGTCACCACGTGGCCAAGCGCAGCCTCCGCTGCAGCCAGAACTCCAACCTCTGCTGCCGCAAGGACTACTATGTGGATTTCCGAGACATCGGTTGGAATGACTGGATCATTAAGCCTGAGGGCTACCAGATAAACTACTGCGTGGGCCAGTGCCCCTTACACGTGGCCGGCAGCCCTGGGATGGCCTCTTCTTTCCATACAGCCGTCTTCAACCTCGTCAAAGCCAACAATGTCCAGGCATCGGGGCACTCTTGCTGTGTGCCCACAAGGCGCCGGCCGCTCTCGGTCCTCTACTTCGATCGCAACAGCAACATCGTCAAGACTGACATCCCTGACATGATCGTTGATGCCTGTGGCTGTAGCTAG
- the LOC136003692 gene encoding inhibin beta C chain-like yields MTAAAALPLLLLLGMAAPLAARCPACGLAALAPAARRHILTARAKQSILAKLRLPGRPNITQPVSRGALLTALGRMHGQRTDPVSPGMPHESSGPPLHPRVGLQEYEILSFAESGSSTSRSVHLHFRFTRELAGNAEILQATLYLFWTDPGPGMRPVTIRLLQPDPTGFNATVVHETRLEVQHPGWATLDVGQAVQSLFGQGSQRLTVELEAAEDWGSPLLPGHSDSHRPFVAAQARARTPHRVQRRGIDCSRDSKMCCRQEFFVDFKEIGWEDWIIQPEGYHMNYCAGLCPLHMAGIPGVAASFHTAVLNLIKANNADAAVDSCCVPTQRRPLSLLYYDRDSNIVKTDIPDMIVDACGCT; encoded by the exons ATGACCGCAGCGGCGGCTCTCCCgctcctgcttctcctgggGATGGCGGCTCCCCTGGCAGCCCGGTGCCCGGCTTGCGGGCTGGCTGCCCTGGCCCCCGCCGCCCGGCGCCACATCCTCACGGCACGGGCAAAGCAGAGCATCCTCGCCAAGCTCCGCTTGCCGGGCAGACCCAACATCACCCAGCCCGTGTCCAGGGGGGCCCTGCTGACCGCGCTCGGCAGGATGCATGGGCAGCGCACGGATCCCGTCTCCCCTGGGATGCCCCATGAGAGCAGCGgccctcccctgcatccccgGGTGGGTCTGCAGGAATACGAGATCTTGAGCTTTGCCGAGTCAG GGTCCTCCACCTCCCGCAGTGTCCACCTGCATTTCCGCTTCACCCGGGAGCTGGCTGGGAATGCTGAGATCCTGCAAGCCACCCTCTACCTGTTCTGGACAGATCCTGGCCCCGGGATGCGCCCCGTCACCATCAGACTCTTGCAGCCAGACCCGACAGGGTTCAATGCGACCGTGGTCCATGAGACACGGCTGGAGGTGCAGCATCCTGGCTGGGCCACGCTGGACGTGGGTCAGGCTGTCCAGAGCCTCTTTGGCCAAGGGAGTCAGAGACTCACTGTGGAGTTGGAGGCAGCGGAGGATTGGGGttctcccctcctgcctggccaCAGTGATTCCCACCGGCCATTTGTGGCGGCCCAAGCCCGGGCCAGGACCCCTCACCGGGTGCAGCGGCGCGGCATTGATTGCAGCAGGGACTCTAAGATGTGCTGCCGCCAGGAATTCTTCGTGGACTTCAAGGAGATTGGCTGGGAGGACTGGATCATCCAGCCGGAGGGTTATCACATGAACTACTGCGCAGGGCTCTGTCCCCTGCACATGGCCGGCATCCCTGGCGTCGCTGCCTCCTTCCACACGGCTGTCCTCAACCTCATCAAAGCCAACAACGCGGATGCGGCCGTAGACTCCTGCTGTGTCCCCACGCAGCGTCGCCCCCTCTCTCTGCTCTACTATGACCGGGACAGCAACATCGTCAAGACCGACATCCCTGACATGATCGTTGATGCCTGTGGTTGTACCTGA